The following proteins are co-located in the Halarcobacter sp. genome:
- the trxC gene encoding thioredoxin TrxC, with protein MSKLNVVCPHCLKINSIPKKDTYKVANCGNCKNSLLDTTPIEVDNTTFDHVIVNSDIPVIVDFWAPWCGPCKMMAPIFNEVAQKYPLKALFIKVNTEEQQELGAKYGIRSIPTLIIYKESKEVKRVSGALDPLRLSELVNSNL; from the coding sequence ATGTCAAAACTAAACGTAGTATGTCCTCATTGTTTAAAAATTAATTCAATTCCAAAAAAAGATACATATAAAGTTGCGAACTGTGGTAATTGCAAGAACTCTTTATTAGATACAACACCTATTGAAGTTGATAACACAACTTTTGATCATGTTATTGTAAATTCAGATATACCTGTAATAGTTGACTTTTGGGCACCTTGGTGTGGACCTTGTAAAATGATGGCACCAATTTTTAATGAGGTAGCTCAAAAATATCCTTTAAAAGCATTATTTATAAAAGTTAATACAGAAGAGCAACAAGAGTTAGGTGCTAAATATGGTATTCGATCAATACCTACATTAATTATTTATAAAGAAAGCAAAGAAGTTAAAAGAGTTAGTGGAGCACTTGACCCACTAAGATTATCTGAATTAGTTAATTCAAATTTATAA
- the lpxD gene encoding UDP-3-O-(3-hydroxymyristoyl)glucosamine N-acyltransferase, whose amino-acid sequence MKLNEIAKVLNLDSSSEVEIVGLNTLLDSNENELTFLENKKYINDLKNTKAAAVLVKKEFASLVPNTSIALVCEEPYLNLAYASKLFAPKVIEDEGEDCIVGTDTIIMPNVYLGKNSKVGKNCKIMAGVFIGDNVSIGDNTILHPNVTIYRDCVVGSDCIIHSGTVVGSDGFGFANTKDGKYIKIYQNGNVVIGNDVEIGSNTSIDRAVFKSTIISDGVRLDNLIHIAHNCKIGTGSILTGQVGLSGSTTLHEYVIMGGQSATAGHLEVAPFTTIAARGGVTKSITTPKKQWAGFPLFEHRQWLKLQGRIAKLLK is encoded by the coding sequence TTGAAACTTAATGAAATAGCAAAGGTTTTAAATTTAGACTCTTCAAGTGAAGTTGAAATAGTTGGCTTAAATACTCTACTTGACTCAAATGAAAACGAATTAACATTTTTAGAAAATAAAAAATATATAAACGATTTAAAAAATACAAAAGCAGCAGCTGTTTTAGTTAAAAAAGAGTTTGCTTCTTTAGTTCCTAATACTTCAATTGCTTTAGTATGTGAAGAACCTTATCTAAACCTAGCATATGCATCAAAACTTTTTGCACCTAAAGTGATTGAAGATGAAGGTGAAGATTGTATAGTAGGTACTGATACAATTATTATGCCAAATGTATATTTAGGTAAAAATAGTAAAGTTGGTAAAAATTGTAAGATAATGGCTGGTGTATTTATTGGAGATAATGTATCAATTGGTGATAATACAATCTTACATCCAAATGTGACTATTTACAGAGATTGTGTAGTTGGTAGTGATTGTATTATTCACTCAGGAACTGTTGTAGGCAGTGATGGTTTTGGTTTTGCTAATACAAAAGATGGTAAATATATAAAGATTTATCAAAATGGAAATGTTGTTATTGGAAATGATGTAGAGATTGGTTCTAATACTTCAATAGATAGGGCTGTATTTAAATCTACAATAATATCTGATGGAGTTAGATTAGATAATTTAATCCACATTGCACATAACTGTAAGATTGGAACAGGTTCAATTTTAACAGGTCAAGTTGGTTTATCTGGTTCAACAACATTACATGAGTATGTTATTATGGGTGGACAAAGTGCAACGGCAGGACATCTTGAGGTTGCACCTTTTACTACAATTGCTGCAAGAGGAGGGGTCACAAAATCAATTACAACTCCTAAAAAGCAGTGGGCTGGTTTTCCATTGTTTGAACATAGACAATGGCTAAAACTTCAAGGAAGAATTGCAAAATTATTAAAATAA
- a CDS encoding flagellin codes for MDVNSIENGLVSLNNTPQKINKKSDTSVVHNDKEDSFSLYIKDYNKKRDELSSSLQAFNEGIAITKIAIRGLEKEQNSLRDIEISLSLNNEYNDKNNIKKSILEELQNFKEIAYDTKYKREKLIAVDDFEENLRIEIFTKESYFSIEKPNTPIIASLVTQNINKSDLNNQASLDKLILSVEKAINELKNIESQFDELHNNLVQSAKKSIQDQVNLSNQNKRKKSIDFTEEVNNFSKDKVKANSGYLVTSQANIVQDQSVDLLS; via the coding sequence ATGGATGTAAATAGCATAGAAAACGGGCTTGTTTCATTAAACAATACACCTCAAAAAATTAATAAAAAATCTGATACATCAGTTGTTCACAATGATAAAGAAGACTCTTTTTCCCTTTACATAAAAGATTATAATAAAAAAAGAGATGAATTATCCTCTTCTCTTCAAGCTTTTAATGAAGGTATTGCAATTACAAAAATTGCTATAAGAGGGTTAGAAAAAGAACAAAATTCTTTAAGAGATATTGAGATTTCACTCTCTTTAAATAATGAATATAATGATAAAAACAATATTAAAAAATCTATTTTAGAGGAGTTGCAAAACTTTAAAGAGATTGCTTATGATACAAAATATAAAAGAGAAAAACTAATTGCAGTTGATGATTTTGAAGAGAATCTAAGAATAGAAATTTTTACTAAAGAATCTTATTTTTCAATAGAAAAACCAAATACCCCAATTATTGCATCTTTAGTAACACAAAATATTAATAAAAGTGATTTGAATAATCAAGCAAGCCTTGATAAATTGATTCTTTCTGTAGAAAAAGCTATAAATGAGTTAAAAAATATAGAATCACAATTTGATGAATTACATAATAATTTAGTCCAAAGTGCTAAAAAATCTATTCAAGATCAAGTCAATTTATCTAATCAAAACAAAAGAAAAAAAAGCATTGACTTTACAGAAGAAGTTAATAATTTTTCAAAAGACAAAGTTAAAGCAAACTCTGGATATCTAGTAACTTCACAAGCAAATATAGTACAAGATCAAAGTGTTGATTTATTATCATAA
- the ilvN gene encoding acetolactate synthase small subunit, with the protein MNNFNHYYDTEIARQVISVIVINEHNVLSRIVGLFSARGYNIDSLTVAPISGSEYSRMTIVTTGDKRIIDQIVKQLNKLIPVLKVNEHQNVIEKETVLIKIPIDQPLSDIDVIARAYNGHIQNVTDDAIVISATDAPSRIANFTNIMSKFKPLEVVKSGVVAMER; encoded by the coding sequence ATGAATAATTTTAACCACTATTATGATACTGAAATTGCAAGACAGGTTATCTCTGTGATTGTGATAAATGAACACAATGTATTATCTAGAATTGTAGGTTTATTTTCAGCAAGGGGATATAATATTGATTCTCTAACAGTTGCACCAATTTCAGGAAGTGAATATTCGAGAATGACTATAGTTACAACTGGTGATAAAAGAATTATAGATCAAATTGTAAAGCAACTGAATAAGTTAATACCAGTATTAAAAGTAAACGAACATCAAAATGTAATAGAAAAAGAGACAGTATTAATTAAAATACCAATTGATCAACCTCTTAGTGACATAGATGTAATAGCAAGAGCATATAATGGACATATACAAAATGTAACTGATGATGCTATTGTTATCTCTGCAACAGATGCTCCTAGTAGAATTGCAAATTTTACAAATATTATGAGCAAATTTAAACCACTTGAAGTAGTAAAAAGTGGTGTAGTAGCGATGGAAAGATAA
- a CDS encoding GGDEF domain-containing protein yields the protein MKKEFYKSLSFKLGVLIVIILLSLFTSAFMFNSQIDKLKKRIDYIYFGNYIPVLKLHTLDDLFSDLIVCMKTHKKCNRTPYFKKIKKEWDYYNNSYKADEERKVVDKINKDILNSLTFKAKFSTYNLMIEKINFLKEHEKKVAYKKRREFLAEYSSMKDYLFYNMIILVVISFLFIAFIIYSIIKKDNQLKILTKKYKLESITDGMTKLYNRKYFDKIFDNMPFISNANNWKSAFVILDIDFFKQYNDTYGHDMGDLTLKSVASTLKNYFNREYEYVFRLGGEEFGVILFDIDEDILKDCLADVNKNIESLNIEHKNSKISNVVTISIGAVIYEANSYISCNKLYKMADESLYRSKENGRNQYRIYNEEVK from the coding sequence ATGAAAAAAGAGTTCTACAAAAGTTTAAGTTTTAAATTAGGTGTACTAATTGTAATTATCCTTTTATCATTATTTACATCAGCTTTTATGTTTAATTCTCAAATTGATAAGTTAAAAAAACGAATAGATTATATATATTTTGGTAATTATATTCCTGTTTTAAAATTGCATACTTTAGATGACTTATTTTCTGATTTAATTGTTTGTATGAAAACTCATAAAAAGTGTAATAGAACTCCTTATTTTAAAAAAATAAAAAAAGAATGGGATTATTATAATAATTCATACAAAGCTGACGAAGAAAGAAAAGTAGTAGATAAAATTAACAAAGATATATTAAATTCACTGACTTTTAAAGCTAAGTTTTCTACATATAATTTAATGATAGAGAAAATCAATTTTTTAAAAGAACATGAAAAAAAAGTTGCTTATAAGAAAAGAAGAGAGTTTTTAGCTGAATACTCATCTATGAAAGATTATCTTTTTTATAATATGATAATTCTTGTTGTTATCTCTTTCCTTTTTATAGCTTTTATTATTTATTCAATTATAAAAAAAGATAATCAACTGAAAATTCTTACTAAAAAATATAAATTAGAATCTATAACAGATGGCATGACAAAATTATACAATAGAAAATATTTTGATAAAATTTTTGATAATATGCCCTTTATTTCCAATGCAAACAATTGGAAAAGTGCTTTTGTGATTTTAGATATAGATTTTTTTAAGCAATACAATGATACTTATGGCCATGATATGGGAGATTTAACCTTAAAAAGTGTAGCTAGTACTCTTAAGAACTATTTTAATAGAGAGTATGAATATGTTTTTAGATTAGGTGGAGAAGAGTTTGGTGTAATACTGTTTGATATTGATGAAGATATTTTAAAAGATTGTTTAGCAGATGTAAATAAAAATATAGAATCATTAAATATTGAGCATAAAAATAGTAAAATCTCAAATGTAGTTACTATTTCTATTGGAGCAGTAATATATGAAGCTAATTCTTACATCTCATGCAATAAGCTGTATAAAATGGCTGATGAGTCTCTTTATCGATCAAAAGAGAATGGAAGAAATCAATATAGAATTTATAATGAAGAGGTAAAATAG
- a CDS encoding SulP family inorganic anion transporter, with the protein MLNIKNTFIGKSIKSDVLSGIVVAVALVPEAIAFSIIAGVSPLVGLYTAFILGLITALIGGKAGMISGATGAIAVVLVGLGVDVKQSLSPEMLSQLTQNGELANYILQYILLATILAGIIQITIGAFRLGKLIRLVPQPAMYGFVNGLAIVIAMAQFPLFKGENWVMYALVLATMIIVKFFPKITTSIPSGLIAIIVISAVVIGFDLDTKRVGDLADISGNLPSFGIPTLHLDLESILIVLPYAVLVSLVGLIESLLTLSVLDEMGGRRGSGNQECIAQGTGNIVCGFFGGMAGCAMIGQSIINFSNGGWGRLSGVTAAILLISFVVSLSSYIALIPVAVLVGIMFMVAIGTFEWESGNRIRYMPNSDKFVLVAVTVITIFADLAIAVITGIIISALVFAWKHSKVRSRTKRENENTKVYQFDGPLFFGSTTSFFELFDIKHDPENIVLDFRDARVMDISGVEAIDTITKKYAQAGKKLVIRYLSEDCKKILKDAGPFCTYEEDDPRYKVAIDY; encoded by the coding sequence TTGTTAAATATTAAAAATACATTTATTGGAAAATCAATAAAAAGTGATGTACTTTCAGGAATAGTTGTAGCAGTTGCACTAGTACCTGAAGCAATTGCATTTTCTATAATCGCTGGAGTTTCACCACTAGTTGGACTTTATACTGCTTTTATACTAGGTTTAATAACTGCATTAATTGGTGGTAAAGCTGGTATGATTAGTGGAGCAACAGGGGCAATTGCTGTTGTTTTAGTTGGACTTGGTGTAGATGTAAAACAATCTTTAAGTCCTGAAATGCTGTCTCAATTAACACAAAATGGTGAGCTTGCAAACTACATATTACAATATATTTTATTAGCTACTATTCTTGCAGGTATTATTCAAATAACTATTGGGGCATTTAGACTAGGTAAATTAATCAGATTAGTTCCACAACCAGCAATGTATGGTTTTGTAAATGGTCTTGCAATTGTTATTGCAATGGCACAATTCCCACTTTTTAAAGGTGAAAACTGGGTTATGTATGCTTTAGTATTAGCAACAATGATTATTGTTAAGTTTTTTCCGAAAATAACCACATCAATCCCTTCTGGACTGATTGCAATTATTGTTATATCAGCTGTGGTAATTGGATTTGATTTAGATACCAAAAGAGTTGGAGACTTAGCTGATATTTCAGGGAACCTTCCAAGTTTTGGAATTCCAACATTACATTTAGATTTAGAATCTATTTTAATAGTATTACCTTATGCTGTTTTAGTTTCACTTGTAGGTCTTATTGAATCTTTACTTACACTATCTGTTTTAGATGAGATGGGAGGAAGAAGAGGTAGTGGAAACCAAGAATGTATTGCTCAAGGAACTGGAAATATTGTATGTGGTTTCTTTGGAGGAATGGCAGGTTGTGCTATGATTGGACAATCAATAATCAATTTCTCAAATGGTGGTTGGGGAAGACTATCAGGTGTAACAGCAGCTATATTACTAATCTCATTTGTAGTCTCTTTATCTTCTTATATTGCATTAATTCCTGTTGCTGTTTTAGTTGGTATCATGTTTATGGTTGCAATTGGTACTTTTGAATGGGAAAGTGGAAATAGAATAAGATATATGCCAAACTCTGATAAATTTGTATTGGTTGCAGTTACAGTTATAACAATTTTTGCTGACTTAGCTATTGCTGTTATTACAGGTATAATTATTTCTGCTTTAGTATTTGCTTGGAAACATTCAAAAGTTAGAAGTAGAACAAAAAGAGAAAATGAAAATACAAAAGTTTATCAATTTGATGGTCCACTATTTTTTGGTTCAACAACATCATTCTTTGAACTATTTGATATTAAACATGACCCAGAAAATATTGTATTAGACTTTAGAGATGCAAGAGTTATGGATATTTCAGGGGTTGAAGCTATTGATACAATAACAAAAAAATATGCCCAAGCAGGTAAGAAGTTGGTAATTAGATACTTAAGTGAAGATTGTAAAAAAATACTTAAGGATGCAGGTCCATTTTGTACTTATGAAGAGGATGATCCTCGATATAAAGTAGCAATTGACTATTAA
- a CDS encoding acyloxyacyl hydrolase has protein sequence MKKIVLILVMLVSYACSFDRISLEYGYKDSIDVYGLSLFKDFDYKLFDIADLSLEVTTEYVDGKNDSMAIISTQPLATIDITENLYFEAGLGVAYFSKEHLDHKQFGMNFQFKESIGFGYRFNDNFDATLKYNHYSNANLDDDNSGLDFVGLKVAYRF, from the coding sequence ATGAAGAAGATTGTTCTTATTCTTGTTATGTTAGTTAGCTATGCATGTTCTTTTGATAGAATCTCATTAGAATATGGATATAAAGACAGCATTGATGTTTATGGTTTATCTTTATTTAAAGATTTTGATTACAAGCTTTTTGATATCGCAGATCTAAGCTTAGAAGTTACAACAGAATATGTAGATGGTAAAAATGATAGTATGGCTATTATTAGTACACAGCCATTAGCTACAATTGACATTACTGAAAATTTATATTTTGAAGCAGGATTAGGTGTTGCTTATTTTAGTAAAGAACATTTAGACCATAAACAGTTTGGTATGAATTTTCAATTTAAAGAAAGTATAGGTTTTGGATATAGATTTAATGATAATTTTGATGCTACATTAAAATACAATCATTATTCAAATGCAAATCTTGATGATGATAATTCAGGTTTAGATTTTGTTGGATTAAAAGTAGCTTATAGATTTTAA
- a CDS encoding putative metalloprotease CJM1_0395 family protein, translated as MEVLNTTQSASSIYMQLAQKRAELASIEKKDVEKSTLDSYDKTSSSSKYDEKDYERVVSKFKKLDSETKIHEQLHASKVTTTTPINYNYQVGPDGKLYATGGSVRFDTSIPKDEASANLKLQQLQDAASAPNELSGADAQIARVANLNRLLLQSQEQGVENDS; from the coding sequence ATGGAAGTATTAAATACAACTCAATCAGCATCATCAATATATATGCAACTTGCTCAAAAAAGAGCAGAATTAGCAAGTATTGAGAAAAAAGATGTTGAGAAATCAACTCTTGATTCTTATGATAAAACTTCTTCTTCATCAAAATATGATGAAAAAGATTACGAAAGAGTTGTTAGTAAATTTAAAAAACTAGATTCTGAAACTAAAATTCATGAACAGTTGCATGCTTCTAAGGTTACAACTACTACTCCAATTAATTATAATTATCAAGTAGGACCTGATGGAAAACTTTATGCTACAGGTGGTTCAGTAAGATTTGATACTTCGATACCTAAAGATGAAGCAAGTGCTAATTTAAAATTGCAACAACTTCAAGATGCAGCAAGTGCTCCAAATGAATTAAGTGGTGCTGATGCCCAAATAGCAAGAGTGGCAAACCTAAATAGACTTCTTTTACAAAGTCAAGAACAAGGAGTTGAAAATGACAGTTAA
- a CDS encoding exopolyphosphatase: MDKITTIDLGSNSFRVLIYDCKNSKIVDEYNEVVGMADGLNTTGLISNEAQQRVIKALRKSIQKLNYLPEDAICVTTAAMRMAKNNKEVLAYFKKEIGVDFKIIDGSEEARLTLLAVKYALKREKINSSNFVLLDIGGGSTEIIVNNEDKFYSKSFNFGIVTLTQKYLSKNDLLKQLSEYKSEINNFLSSLNFDLNNYTFVATAGTPTTIAAVKLGQDFFHYDKNKVNGTIVNLDDLKDCLKIFENSDEATITKLVGKGRVEFIEVGIYIYRAIFEVLEKKESIVLDDGLREGVAVNYCMQNSL, from the coding sequence ATGGATAAAATAACTACTATAGATTTAGGTTCTAACTCTTTTAGAGTTTTAATATATGATTGTAAAAATAGTAAAATAGTTGATGAGTACAATGAAGTTGTAGGTATGGCTGATGGCCTTAATACAACAGGTCTTATCTCTAATGAAGCTCAACAAAGAGTTATAAAAGCTTTAAGAAAATCAATACAAAAATTAAATTATTTACCAGAAGATGCTATATGTGTTACAACTGCAGCAATGCGAATGGCAAAAAATAACAAAGAAGTTTTAGCATACTTTAAAAAAGAGATAGGTGTAGATTTTAAAATCATTGATGGTTCAGAAGAGGCAAGATTAACTCTTTTAGCTGTTAAGTATGCTTTAAAAAGAGAAAAAATAAACTCTTCAAATTTTGTATTATTGGATATTGGTGGTGGTTCAACAGAGATAATTGTAAATAATGAAGATAAATTTTATTCTAAAAGTTTTAATTTTGGAATTGTTACTTTAACACAAAAATATCTTTCAAAAAATGATTTATTAAAACAATTATCTGAATATAAAAGTGAGATTAATAACTTTTTATCTAGTTTAAATTTTGATTTAAATAATTATACATTTGTAGCAACTGCAGGAACTCCAACAACAATAGCAGCTGTTAAATTAGGACAAGACTTTTTTCATTATGATAAAAATAAAGTAAATGGAACAATAGTAAATTTAGATGATCTAAAGGATTGTTTAAAAATATTTGAAAATAGTGATGAAGCTACTATAACAAAACTTGTTGGAAAAGGTAGAGTTGAATTTATTGAGGTTGGTATATATATTTACAGAGCTATTTTTGAGGTTCTAGAAAAAAAAGAATCTATTGTATTAGATGATGGATTAAGAGAAGGTGTTGCTGTAAACTATTGTATGCAAAACAGTTTATGA
- a CDS encoding CDP-alcohol phosphatidyltransferase family protein gives MFLFDKSSHFNLANLATFFNIAAGMMAIYYLTHENFLASALFAWLAGGFDIVDGKIARKYNLSTEFGIQLDSFADFLSFVIVPTMFIFFAVIDGKEMMLFTPLVAFAFIYYVISGLRRLIQFNINAEEGSVEKYFTGVPTPLGAILLWVVYLVWLTGIINENVVLIFMIIIGFLLNSKLKIKHP, from the coding sequence ATGTTTTTATTTGATAAAAGTAGTCACTTTAATTTAGCTAATTTGGCTACATTTTTTAATATTGCAGCAGGAATGATGGCAATATATTATTTAACACATGAAAATTTTTTAGCAAGTGCATTATTTGCATGGCTTGCGGGAGGATTTGATATTGTAGATGGAAAAATAGCGAGAAAGTATAACTTATCAACTGAGTTTGGGATTCAGTTAGATTCTTTTGCAGACTTTTTATCATTTGTTATTGTTCCAACTATGTTTATATTTTTTGCAGTAATTGATGGAAAAGAGATGATGCTTTTTACTCCTTTAGTTGCCTTTGCTTTTATTTATTATGTAATTTCTGGATTAAGAAGATTAATTCAATTTAATATTAATGCCGAAGAAGGGTCAGTAGAAAAATATTTTACTGGTGTTCCCACTCCTTTAGGAGCTATACTTCTTTGGGTTGTTTATCTTGTTTGGCTTACAGGAATTATAAATGAGAATGTTGTCTTAATATTTATGATTATCATAGGTTTTTTACTAAATTCAAAATTAAAAATAAAGCATCCATAG
- a CDS encoding DUF523 domain-containing protein, with the protein MKILISSCLLGEDVRYDGANSAIAYTNSFTFSEKEKFMDILCENEIYSFCPEVSGGLSIPRAPAEIISAKKPFMVKNEKGEDVTVNFLLGAKNTLDLCLSENIKVVLLKSNSPSCGNEKIYDGTFSGKLVEGEGLTAKLLLENGILVFNEFQINELYSFLKKCNKSK; encoded by the coding sequence ATGAAAATTTTAATCTCTTCTTGTCTTCTTGGTGAAGATGTAAGGTATGATGGAGCTAATTCAGCAATAGCATACACTAATTCTTTTACTTTTTCTGAAAAAGAAAAGTTCATGGATATACTTTGTGAAAATGAAATATACTCTTTTTGTCCCGAAGTATCAGGTGGACTTTCTATACCAAGGGCTCCAGCTGAAATAATTTCAGCAAAAAAGCCTTTTATGGTAAAAAATGAAAAAGGTGAAGATGTTACAGTTAATTTTCTTTTAGGAGCAAAAAATACTCTTGATTTGTGTCTAAGTGAAAATATAAAAGTTGTATTGTTAAAATCTAATTCCCCCTCTTGTGGAAATGAAAAAATATATGATGGTACTTTTTCTGGCAAGCTTGTAGAAGGAGAAGGGTTAACTGCAAAATTACTGTTAGAAAATGGCATTTTAGTATTTAATGAATTTCAAATAAATGAGCTTTATAGTTTTTTAAAGAAATGTAACAAAAGTAAATAA
- a CDS encoding acetolactate synthase large subunit: protein MKISGAKMVTESLREEGVEVVFGYPGGAIMNVYDEIYKQGFFQHILTRHEQAAIHAAEGYAKSTGKVGVAIVTSGPGFTNAVTGLADAYMDSIPLVVISGQVPTTIIGTDGFQEIDAVGISRPCTKHNYLVNDIKDLPRIIKEAFHIASTGRPGPVHVDIPKDITAELAEFKYPKEVNLPTYKPTVNYNKRQLKKAMTAISTSKKPIFYVGGGAVLANCSYVIRELAELTNIPVVETLMARGVMGNDHPLLIGMLGMHGEFAANMAAHDTDCIISLGARFDDRVTGRLDEFAKKAKVVHIDIDPTSIAKLVHTNYPIVGDLKVTVEGMLEAAKDMEFNDYTNWVSLLKDYREKEPLRYNDSDSTIKPQWVIERVGQTLGENAIISTDVGQHQMWTAQFYPFSYPRQFNTSGGLGTMGFGLPGAMGVARGNKDKVSINFTGDGSILMNIQELMTCVEADLPVINIILNNNYLGMVRQWQTLFYENRLSETDLSMQPDFKMLVEAFGGVGYRVTTKKEFDEALKDAIEKKKPAMIDVVVSRDEIVLPMVPNGHALNEMTLLGDNNE from the coding sequence ATGAAAATAAGTGGCGCAAAAATGGTTACTGAATCATTAAGAGAGGAAGGGGTTGAAGTAGTATTTGGATACCCTGGTGGCGCTATTATGAATGTCTACGATGAAATTTATAAACAAGGGTTTTTTCAACATATATTAACTAGACATGAACAAGCTGCAATTCATGCCGCAGAAGGTTATGCTAAATCAACAGGAAAAGTTGGTGTTGCAATAGTTACTTCTGGTCCAGGGTTTACAAATGCAGTTACAGGTCTAGCAGATGCATACATGGATTCAATTCCATTAGTAGTGATCTCTGGTCAGGTTCCAACTACAATTATTGGAACAGATGGTTTTCAGGAAATTGATGCAGTAGGTATCTCAAGACCTTGTACTAAACACAATTATTTAGTAAATGATATTAAGGATTTACCAAGAATTATAAAAGAGGCATTTCATATAGCAAGTACTGGAAGACCAGGACCTGTCCATGTTGATATACCTAAAGATATAACAGCTGAACTAGCAGAATTTAAATATCCAAAAGAGGTTAATTTACCAACATATAAACCTACAGTTAATTACAATAAAAGACAATTGAAAAAAGCAATGACTGCAATTTCAACGTCAAAAAAACCAATTTTTTATGTAGGTGGAGGAGCTGTTTTAGCAAATTGTTCTTATGTAATAAGAGAACTTGCTGAACTAACAAATATACCTGTAGTTGAAACATTGATGGCAAGAGGTGTAATGGGTAATGATCATCCATTATTAATTGGTATGTTAGGTATGCATGGAGAGTTTGCTGCAAATATGGCAGCTCATGATACAGATTGTATCATCTCACTTGGTGCAAGATTTGATGATAGGGTAACAGGAAGATTGGATGAATTTGCTAAAAAAGCAAAAGTAGTTCATATCGATATTGATCCAACTTCAATTGCTAAACTTGTACATACAAATTATCCAATTGTTGGAGACTTGAAAGTTACTGTTGAAGGTATGCTTGAAGCTGCAAAAGATATGGAATTTAATGATTATACAAATTGGGTTTCATTACTTAAAGATTATAGAGAAAAAGAGCCTTTAAGATATAACGATTCTGATTCTACAATTAAACCACAATGGGTTATTGAAAGAGTAGGGCAAACATTAGGTGAAAATGCTATTATCTCTACTGATGTTGGACAACATCAAATGTGGACAGCACAGTTTTATCCATTTTCTTATCCAAGACAGTTTAATACTTCAGGTGGATTAGGAACTATGGGATTTGGTCTTCCAGGAGCTATGGGCGTTGCAAGAGGAAATAAAGACAAAGTTTCTATTAACTTTACAGGTGATGGTTCAATTTTAATGAACATTCAAGAGTTAATGACTTGTGTTGAAGCTGATTTACCAGTAATTAATATTATTCTAAACAACAACTATTTAGGAATGGTTAGACAGTGGCAAACACTATTTTATGAAAATAGATTATCAGAGACTGACCTTTCTATGCAACCAGACTTTAAAATGCTTGTTGAAGCATTTGGAGGAGTTGGATATAGAGTTACAACTAAAAAAGAGTTTGATGAAGCATTAAAAGATGCAATTGAAAAGAAAAAACCAGCAATGATTGATGTTGTTGTTTCAAGAGATGAGATTGTATTGCCAATGGTACCAAATGGACATGCATTAAATGAAATGACACTTTTAGGAGATAACAATGAATAA